A single window of Vigna unguiculata cultivar IT97K-499-35 chromosome 1, ASM411807v1, whole genome shotgun sequence DNA harbors:
- the LOC114177837 gene encoding uncharacterized protein LOC114177837: MENNKKKVAAGSSSSSLTNFDHLFGPKDPSTTSSSSTSFFGSIFPPPPTVGGRDSTKQEMGGKNYGAPGNYGYKGENSGVSNKNASSNYQNEAVEPSSYYSSSIFYGGQENYSPRTRTTESHHIFKKDKEDDDPNGNDSNSASRGNWWQGSLYY; this comes from the exons ATGGAgaacaacaaaaagaaagtcGCAGCAGGTTCTTCCTCATCATCACTCACCAACTTTGATCATCTTTTTGGTCCCAAGGACCCCTCCACCACTTCATCTTCATCCACCAGCTTCTTTGGCTCCATTTTCCCACCTCCTCCCACT GTTGGAGGAAGAGATTCAACAAAACAAGAGATGGGAGGCAAAAATTATGGAGCACCAG GCAATTACGGTTACAAAGGTGAAAACAGCGGTGTCTCCAACAAGAATGCCAGTAGCAATTATCAGAATGAGGCAGTGGAGCCCAGTAGTTACTACAGTTCATCAATCTTTTATGGTGGTCAAGAAAATTATTCCCCAAGAACCAGGACCACTGAATCCCACCACATT TTTAAGAAAGATAAGGAAGACGATGATCCAAACGGTAACGATTCAAATAGTGCTTCAAGAGGGAACTGGTGGCAAG GTTCTCTTTATTATTAA